From one Dama dama isolate Ldn47 chromosome 4, ASM3311817v1, whole genome shotgun sequence genomic stretch:
- the CCER2 gene encoding coiled-coil domain-containing glutamate-rich protein 2, giving the protein MQRRGSTLLLLLVLPALLVLLLGAATAAPLAPRPSKEELTRCLAEVVTEVLMLGQARQGPCLALLHREMCETESSGCRPTAENGLLVGDFKKPEAGKTRSSQEVRDEEEEEAAERTHKSEVREQAVREQLHSRLHQEDHEEEEEEEKKRGPVETWEGLWKQLLEGGRGPQKRVAEQASDEETAQIEAEEKGVQVLGGGRSLWQGVKAGGERHENHHHFRQPEAEPRREQKEEASDREGHHVERLEHMSDELKAATEMLREELRRGG; this is encoded by the exons ATGCAGCGCCGAGGGTCCACCTTGCTGCTCTTGCTGGTGCTGCCTGCTCTGCTGGTGCTGCTGTTGGGGGCTG CCACCGCGGCTCCCCTGGCACCCAGACCCTCCAAGGAGGAG CTGACGCGCTGTCTGGCAGAGGTGGTCACAGAAGTGCTGATGCTGGGCCAGGCCAGGCAAGGCCCCTGCCTGGCTCTCCTCCACAGAG AAATGTGTGAGACAGAGTCCTCTGGCTGTCGGCCCACTGCAGAGAACGGCCTCCTGGTTGGGGATTTTAAAAAGCCAGAGGCTGGGAAGACGCGGTCCAGCCAGGAGGTGAgggatgaggaagaggaggaggcggCAGAAAGGACGCACAAGTCTGAGGTGCGGGAACAGGCCGTCCGTGAGCAGCTCCACAGCCGGCTCCACCAGGAGGACCacgaagaggaggaagaggaagaaaagaagagggggCCCGTGGAGACCTGGGAGGGCCTGTGGAAGCAGCTTCTGGAGGGCGGCAGGGGCCCCCAGAAGCGGGTGGCAGAGCAGGCCAGCGATGAGGAGACGGCCCAGAttgaggcagaggagaagggagtgcAGGTGCTGGGCGGGGGTCGCAGCCTGTGGCAGGGGGTCAAGGCGGGTGGAGAGAGACATGAGAACCACCACCACTTCCGCCAGCCAGAAGCCGAGCCACGGCGGGAGCAGAAGGAAGAGGCTTCGGACAGGGAG GGGCACCATGTGGAGCGGCTGGAGCACATGAGCGATGAGCTGAAGGCGGCGACGGAGATGCTGCGAGAGGAGCTCAGGAGGGGCGGCTGA
- the MRPS12 gene encoding small ribosomal subunit protein uS12m gives MSWSGLLRGLSTSLNYGLALVPRPWTTRPMATLNQLHRRGPPKFPPPKPGPTEGRPQLKGVVLRTFIRKPKKPNSANRKCCRVRLSTGREAVCFIPGEGHSLQEHHVVLVQGGRTQDLPGVKLKVVRGKYDCGHVQKKK, from the exons ATGTCTTGGTCCGGCCTTCTCCGTGGCCTTAGCACGTCCCTAAATTATG GCCTAGCTCTGGTCCCCCGGCCTTGGACCACGCGTCCCATGGCCACCCTGAACCAGCTACACCGTCGGGGCCCCCCGAAGTTTCCGCCTCCGAAACCAGGCCCGACGGAGGGCCGGCCACAGCTGAAGGGCGTGGTCCTGCGCACCTTTATCCGCAAGCCCAAGAAGCCCAACTCGGCCAACCGCAAGTGTTGCCGCGTGAGGCTCAGCACCGGCCGGGAGGCCGTCTGCTTCATCCCTGGAGAGGGCCACAGCCTGCAGGAGCACCACGTGGTCCTCGTACAGGGCGGCCGCACGCAGGACCTGCCGGGTGTCAAGCTCAAGGTCGTGCGCGGGAAGTACGACTGTGGCCACGTGCAGAAGAAGAAGTAA
- the SARS2 gene encoding serine--tRNA ligase, mitochondrial, protein MAASIVRRLGPLVAGRGLRLRGGCVCTQSFKRSFATERRDRNLLYEHAREGYSALPQLDMEPLCAYPEDAARALELRKGELRSKDLPGIISTWQELRQLREQIRSLEEEKGAVTEAVRALVVNQDNNQVQQDPQYQSLRARGREIRKQLTLLYPKEAQLEEQFYLRALRLPNQTHPDVPVGDESQARVLHVVGDKPAFSFQPRGHLEIAEKLDIIRQKRLSHVSGHRSYYLRGAGALLQYGLVNFTLNKLIHRGFTPMTVPDLLRGVVFEGCGMTPNAKPSQIYNIDPSRFEDLNLAGTAEVGLAGYFMDHSVAFRDLPIRMVCSSTCYRAETDTGKEPWGLYRVHHFTKVEMFGVTGPGLEQSSELLEEFLSLQMEILTELGLHFRVLDMPTQELGLPAYRKFDIEAWMPGRGRFGEVTSASNCTDFQSRRLHIMYQTEAGELQFAHTVNATACAVPRLLIALLESYQQKDGSVLVPPALQPYLGTDRITTPTHVPLQYIGPNQPQKPRLPGQPASS, encoded by the exons ATGGCTGCGTCCATAGTGCGGCGCTTGGGGCCTCTAGTGGCTGGTCGGGGCCTGCGGCTTCGAGGAGGCTGTGTCTGTACCCAGAGCTTCAAGAGAAGTTTCGCTACGGAGAGACGGGACCGGAACCTCCTGTACGAACACGCGCGTGAGGGCTACAGCGCGCTCCCTCAGCTGGATATGGAACCACTGTGCGCATACCCGGAAGATGCCGCGCGCGCCCTGGAGCTCCGCAAGGGGGAGTTGCGGTCGAAGGATCTGCCCGGCATC ATCTCGACATGGCAGGAGCTGAGGCAGCTGCGGGAACAGATCCGgagcctggaggaggagaagggggctgtgACTGAGGCAGTGCGGGCCCTGGTG GTAAACCAGGACAATAATCAAGTGCAGCAG GACCCCCAATATCAGAGTCTGCGGGCACGTGGCCGGGAGATCCGGAAGCAGCTCACACTCCTCTACCCCAAGGAGGCCCAGCTTGAAGAGCAGTTCTACCTGCGGGCACTAAGGCTGCCCAACCAGACCCACCCAGACGTG CCTGTTGGGGACGAAAGCCAGGCCCGAGTGCTCCATGTGGTTGGAGACAAGCCAG CTTTCTCCTTCCAACCCCGGGGCCACCTGGAAATAGCCGAGAAACTCGACATCATCCGACAGAA GCGCCTGTCCCACGTGTCTGGCCACCGCTCCTATTACCTGCGCGGGGCTGGGGCCCTCCTGCAGTACGGCCTGGTCAACTTCACACTCAACAAGCTCATCCACCGG ggCTTCACCCCCATGACGGTGCCAGACCTTCTCCGAGGAGTCGTGTTT GAAGGCTGTGGGATGACACCAAATGCCAAACCATCCCAAATTTACAACATCGACCCCTCCCGCTTTGAAGACCTCAACCTGGCCGGGACGGCAGAGGTAGGGCTTGCAG gctACTTCATGGACCACTCCGTGGCCTTCAGGGACCTGCCAATCAG gaTGGTTTGTTCCAGTACCTGCTACCGGGCGGAAACAGACACGGGGAAGGAGCCCTGGGGCCTGTATCGAGTACACCACTTCACCAAG GTGGAGATGTTTGGGGTGACAGGCCCCGGGCTGGAGCAGAGCTCAGAGCTGCTGGAGGAGTTCCTGTCCCTTCAGATGGAGATCTTGACAGAGCTGGGCTTGCACTTCCG GGTCCTGGACATGCCCACGCAGGAACTGGGCCTGCCGGCCTACCGCAAGTTCGACATCGAGGCCTGGATGCCAGGCCGAGGCCGCTTCGGCGAG GTCACCAGTGCTTCCAACTGCACGGACTTCCAGAGCCGCCGTCTGCACATCATGTACCAGACCGAGGCCGGAGAGCTGCAGTTCGCACACACG GTGAACGCCACGGCCTGCGCTGTCCCTCGTCTCCTCATCGCCCTCCTGGAGAGCTATCAGCAgaag GATGGCTCGGTGCTTGTGCCCCCTGCCCTCCAGCCCTACCTCGGCACCGATCGgatcaccacccccacccacgTGCCTCTCCAGTACATCGGCCCCAACCAGCCCCAGAAGCCCAGGCTCCCGGGCCAGCCTGCCTCGAGCTGA
- the NFKBIB gene encoding NF-kappa-B inhibitor beta yields MAGVACLGKATDADEWCDSGLGSLGPDAAAPGGPGLGAELGPGLSWAPLVFGYVTEDGDTALHLAVIHQHEPFLDFLLGFAAGTEYLDLQNDLGQTALHLAAILEEASAVEKLYAAGASLLVAERGGHTALHLACRVGAHACARVLLQPRPQRPRGAPKTYLAQGSDHTPDTDHTPIALYSDPDVEKEEDESEEDWTLQLEAENYEGHTPLHVAVIHKDAEMVRLLQEAGADLNKPEPTCGRSPLHLAVEAQAADVLELLLKAGADPAVRMYGGRTPLGSATLRPNAILARLLRAHGAPEPEDEDKPGPCSSSSSSDSESGDEGDEYDDIVVHSGRSPNQLPPTPASKPLPDDPI; encoded by the exons ATGGCCGGGGTCGCGTGTTTGGGGAAAGCTACGGATGCCGATGAATGGTGCGACAGCGGCCTGGGCTCTCTGGGTCCGGACGCGGCGGCCCCTGGAGGACCTGGGCTAGGCGCGGAGCTGGGCCCGGGGCTGTCGTGGGCGCCCCTCGTTTTCGGCTACGTCACTGAGGATGGCGACAC GGCGCTGCACTTGGCGGTGATTCATCAGCACGAGCCCTTCCTGGACTTCCTCCTAGGCTTTGCGGCTGGTACCGAGTACCTGGACCTGCAGAATGACTTGGGCCAG ACAGCCCTGCACCTGGCCGCCATCCTGGAGGAGGCGTCCGCGGTAGAGAAGTTGTACGCAGCAGGCGCCAGTTTGCTGGTGGCGGAGCGTGGAGGCCACACGGCGCTGCACCTGGCCTGCCGTGTGGGAGCCCACGCCTGCGCTCGCGTGCTGCTCCAGCCTCGCCCCCAGCGCCCCAGGGGAGCCCCCAAAACCTACCTCGCTCAGGGCTCTGACCATACCCCTGACACCGACCACACCCCTATTGCCCTGTACTCCGATCCTGACGTGGAGAAAGAAGAGGATGAGAGTGAAGAGGACTGGACACTGCAGCTGGAGGCTGAAAACTATGAGG GCCACACCCCACTCCACGTGGCTGTCATCCACAAAGATGCAGAGATGGTCCGACTGCTCCAGGAGGCGGGAGCTGACCTCAACAAACCC GAGCCCACCTGCGGCCGGAGCCCCCTGCACTTGGCCGTGGAGGCCCAAGCAGCCGATGTACTGGAGCTTCTCCTGAAGGCCGGTGCTGACCCCGCCGTCCGCATGTACGGCGGCCGCACCCCACTCGGCAGTGCCACGCTCCGGCCCAACGCCATCCTCGCCCGCCTCCTCCGTGCCCATGGAGCCCCCGAGCCTGAGGACGAGGACAAGCCTGgcccctgcagcagcagcagcagtagcgaCAGCGAGAGCGGGGATGAGGGC GATGAATACGACGACATCGTAGTCCACAGTGGCCGGAGCCCCAACCAGCTACCTCCCACCCCAGCGTCAAAACCGCTCCCTGATGACCCCATCTGA